The nucleotide sequence CACCCAAAGTGCCCTCGCTGACTATCGCAGACTCCTCAACCCTCGTCCTGGGCTTTTCTCCCTCCACAACCCCAATTGAGATTCCTCAGATACACGAGGTTTCCCTCCCGCCCCTTCGCCTCTTATTTTCTTTAACGTGTGTAAGCACAAGAGCGCTCCTGACCCTCCAGCCCCGCGAAACCACCCATTTCCCCTTGATTGGCGAACTGTCTTCCTGGCCTTGAACACGCCGTCTCGTTTCCCGCCTTTCTTCGTCGTATCAATTCCCTTCTCCACACCAGCTCTGCCACCTCACGTTTCGTCACGGGCGATAAATAGGATCGCATTGAGGCAACAAATGTCTTCCGcgaacacccccccaccccttccctgccACAATTTtgcctcccttcccccaccctgccGCTGCCTCGCAGGCATTCCTCGTCGCACTTTCCCCGCTTCCCTCGCTGTCTCGCGCGCAGCTCGCACGATTTCCTTCCACAGATCGCAGCGGCAGAATCCCATCTAATGGCGCGCCCCGGGGGCAGGCAGCCCGGCGCTGCGGGTGGGCGCGTGGgtgggggagtggggggaggagaagaggctCCCCAGGGAACCAACTCGAAAATAGGCACCCCTCGCCTCAGCCACGGCTTCTGGCGAAGGAACATTTGCGCTATTCGCAACAGTGAACGTCGCTTGAGAACAAAACCCAGCGCAAAGCGCTCCTTGCCCCGAAGGTAGTCGGTCGGTCGGTCGCGGCGTGTGTGGATCCTTCCATTCCACAGGCGATCCTTTAAGGCTGGACGCTGTTGGACGCCGTCCCTTTCTCGGCAAATGTTCAGAAGAAACGCAGCCATCAAAAAGGAGCTGGGAAGAGAACGCCCGCCCCCCACTTCGCCCCCCACTTCCCAAAGAGAGAAGGACGGGGGTTGTGCGGAGACTGGCACACCCGGGAGACGTCGGAGGGGACACTCCTAACCCGGGTTCGTGGCTTGCGCTGCTTGCCACGCCGGGGAAAGAGCCACGCTCTGGTCTCCCTCGGCCATTGATTGGGAACACAAacgtccaacacacacacacacacacacacacacacacacacacacggggtagACAAACCTGGGGCAGCGCCCTCCTCGCCACAATTTGACCCGTTCGTGTGTGTTATTTCTGATGCCATGTTGCCAACCTTGTATCCCTCTCTACAGGACGCAGGGAAATGGAAGGTTAGAGAGCATATCGGATTCTCCTCCACGCCGTGATTATAATGGGAAGCGAATAGTACCCGCGTAGaggcattcatttattcattttttaaataaataaattataatcaaAAATAGCTCTCAGATTCCACCAGGGATGGAGAGACTCACCCTGGCGTAACCGCAGCACCGAGGAATTTGACCCACCCGCGAATTCTCTTCCCAGTGCCAAACCCAGAGCTTGGAAGTTTAGGATCGGGGTgtaaaacaggctgggaaaagGGGGGCGCCGGCTTCACTCAGTCGCGGATCGGGTGCCTCCCACTGCAAGCTcgcttcctccccaccccgcgctaataataataatagtaataataatatctcaACGATAAATGGTGTGAACCAAAAGGGATGGGAGGATGCTTGTTTGGTTTACCAATCTCTCTTCTCTCCAAGCCGGCTGAAGGCAGATAAAAGGACCCGCTTCCGCGTGCGACCCTCCCCGGAATAAGAAGTATGGAAGAGTCTAAGCCAGGAGGTGATGGCAGCGTCTTCGGCGCTTCGCTTCTCTGCCTTTCATCCGTTCCTTTGCCACCATGAACGCAGACATGGTTCTACTTACGGGGAGGGATCTCTTCAGGTGGACTCACCACGTCTCGCTCCAGAAGAtttcgggggtgggggagagaattcaCCATGGGATACTTAACCCATTAGGGAGCACAAGTGTCACTTTTATAGCAGCAAAATTTGGACTAAATTGGtgggtttctctccctccctgccacttCCCAAGGTACCTTTCATGACGTGCGAAATGGGTGTTTTGGATTTTGAGATTTCCAGTGCAGGGTGGGCGCTTCATTATCCTAAACTGAacactccaggttcttatgggcTTGGTACAGAAAACGCTGGTCTATTTCTTTGTCACTCCCCAACAAAGAGTAGCAAACGGGTGTTttccctctcaggtgggcagttTCCTCTTGCCCTTTCCACGATGGTATAAAGAGCCAAAGGAAGATGAAAGGAAAAACGGGAATTCGGATCATGGATCTCGCTGTAAACTAGAGCTGTCTCGCTACCCATTTCCCAGCCGGGGGTGTATAATTACCAACTGGGAAAGCAGCTTCTGCCCACGTTGTAAGATGGGGGCGAGGGtggagttgttttttgtttgttttaagttgtGGAGACAATGCTGGTCACATTCCATCTATAGCCATTCAACTGCATTGAAGTGAAAAGAAACCCACTGGTGCAATTAAGGGCACTCCAGCTATTGTCTATCTACATAAACTACTGAATATTTAAGCAAGTAAATCCGGGTCAAAACAGATGAAGGCATGACAGTTTCGTTTCGCATGTGAAtcgccaatttatttatttatttttcaaaaggctGCAACGTGACTTCACCAAAATGAGTGAGACTCAAGAAGACTGACTACTTAATTACAACACAATGAAGGCCTCCTTAGGTTCAGAGCCTCACAACCCTTCAAAGTGATCTTTGCTGGTGAGAAGGTTACTCTTGGAATGTTGACTCCATAGTGGGGACCCTCAGGAGAACCCAACCATCCCTCCAGTCCCCCAATCAACACACATTATTATTGATAGACGTGGCACACAAAATAGATCAACTCTCTATTGCTTTTGCTCTCTGTTTTTATTAGAGGTTAGAAATGGGAAATAAAGCCTTGTTTTTAAAGACAGGACAAGACTGAGCAGGGAGCAGATATTTAACAAGGCGacagggaaaaaagaagaagacaattaTGTGGTTATCTAACAAATAAACATTTTCCCATTAGACATGATACTAAAATGCTACAGTCTTGACTGTACAAACATACAAAACATGAAACATTGGCTAGAAAGTAGGCATTCCATTTCAGTTCAGCCAATGCTTTATCAAAATCCCATCAAATGAAGTAAGAAGAAGGAGTAATCATATTAATGTTCAAAGATGAAACTGTTAGGaaaccatttctttttcttcttggatCCAATAGTCTGCCAAGGTCTGCAGTTACAGCTGAGTTGTTCTCTCTAGGCTTTTAGCTGCATCTTTTAGTTTCCCAACTAAATCCTAAAACATGAAGTAAGAACTTTAGAAAAGAAGTAATTTGTTGTACATAGTGGGGTTACTTGAACATGTTAGTTCTGTGAATGTTGTCTTCAAAGGTGATCAAGTTTACATCTGGAAAACTTGGTGTCTAACACTTTGAGAAGAATGCCTACAAGTCAGCTATTTTATATCTTTAAGAAACATTCAGCCTTTCTGTCATATTTTAGTTAAGAGTAGATACTGAACATTCTTAACAGAAATGTTGTGCTAATAACagaattttttaaatgaaagtgctTGGATTAATATAGAGCAGAATATAAATGAccgtaataaattaaataaaaagtatCAAAAGACAGAGACAACTTCGCTATCTTTCTTGCTGTTTAATAtaacaattaaattaaattaattcatCAACTTTTCAAGTTGCATTCCTAAATATATTTACTTATTTGCAATGGATTAAAATTTCAATTTAATATGGAATGTAaaactaatttttattttaaaataattcccaGGATTAACCTGTAACCCTTTTCTTTTGCTCAACTTCTCAATCCTTACCTAATTTTACACTTTTTAATGCTTGGGTTAGGTTTTGTTTAGTACTTGCTGTAGTCAATGTGAACTTCTTTGTATAAAGAGCTCAGTTTACCATCCTTGAACAATTTACACAAACCCAATTTAGCCAAAGTCAATGCAAGTTGCACTCTTTATATTAATGCACAGTATATAGTTGCAGAAAGTGAATTTCCTCTCAGGTATTACATTTGAAACAGTTCCCTCCAACCCCCTTAAAATGTGATTCCAAGATCATAGCTACTATGTGGGTTAATCTGAAATCTCAATTTGGTGAGGTACATAATCAAACCATTATAAAGTAACAAGTTTAATAAACACACTTTTTGCAAGCTTTAGTTTGGGTGGATTCCTGATAGAAAATTTCATTCTGACATCTGAAATGGTCACACCCGCCCAAACATATGAAGAAATACCTGTAATTGCTCCATAGAACAACTAAAATTAATGTCCGGTTGAGATCTTGAGTCACTGTTCTAAAggaacaaaaatcccaaatgttAGAAGTTTAACATCTGGCAAAACCTGAAGTAATATTTAATTCAGTGATGGTGAGGAAAAGCATAAGAATGGGTGCAGTACCTCAACATTTAAGGTCATCAGATAAGCAGGGCGATAATTTTTATGAAGTTGATTAGTCTAAAGAAataagggaagaggaaaaaaatgtATCAGAATTTAGCAGATAAAGAAACCAGAATAAAGCAGTACCCTTATTAAATTACCTTGATCTGATATTCCAAACGCCAACAAACATCAGTTATATGCAGCGGACATCTGCCTATACTGAAGAACACAATCATCATTTTCTTATTAGGTTATATTATGCTAAATGAAAAAGCTGTTGCACACATTTCAGGCATAAAAAGGTGACTGTTCCATAGATCAATAGTGTATTTCAAAAGTGGGTTAAGGGTGCAAATTATCTCAACTTGATAACTTGTGCCTATGTTTTCACCACTGTATCCATTTCAGCAGCCTCTTATAATAACTTTAAAGGTGCATTTGAAATTAATAGCAAAACTCTAGCCATATAGTTCTGATgtattaaatggggcttactccctagtaagtttGTTTCAGTTTGTAACCTTAAAGTAATAAAACAACTTCCTTTGACATACCTTCCCAATAGGATTTCCAAggtatctttatttttctgcaaagaagagaaaaaagtttgCCATCTTCTACAGAACAAATAAAATATGAATAtaggaataaaaaaataataaaataggctTGAAAACCTGGTATTCGGTGCAAAATTGTTCAATTCTTTCTTTGTCAAACTTACAGTCTTCTAAATAAGTACTAAAAGGGAAACCAAAAGGATGTGTTAGCCTAAATGCCAGTACAACTCAAGCAGGAAGATTTACAGCAATGGCTGgtgttaaaaaacaaactaaaacaCCTCAAAccctgtgaagggctttaaaatgGGAGTACCTTATGGCAGATTTGTCAGCTTTTTGCTTTCCAGCTTCTACTATACAAGTTGCAGCTGCTGCATGACAATATTTTAATACTGCTGGATCAATATGTTCCAAGTCTGGATGatctaaaaataaatgaaatttcaAAGATGGTATAACTTCAGGGAAATGTTCTTTTAAACAGAGAGTGACTAAAAACTTTCCATACAGCCACACTTAGCATAGCCCAGTTTTAACAGTTGGGAAAGTATAATACATTTCATATTGGCAATACTTAAAGCACAGCTATAAAGATATTGACTCATTCATAAGGTTTCCCTCATTCATAAGGAGCCACTACAAATGAAGAGGCAATCTCAGCTCTCCTTTAAAATGCCATTTCCCAAGACCCAAACCTGGCCTAAGTTGTTTCCCGCATAAGTTTCTCTGGAATTATCCCATCAGGCTCAGAATTTGGCATGTTATCCAGAAGAAACAAACGGATTTAGTGCATTTTCTAAACACAGTGTCCTGGTTTTCCTCCTTCCctgcgttttttgtttttgtttcaatatgCAATCCATTACTGGAATTTCTTGGCAAGCATCGAGTTATAAAACAAATGTAAATGGCAGAATTTATTTCTACAAATAAGAAATCGCCATGCCTTTGGCTGTTGCATTCATACAGTGAGGGGGAGCACCTGCCCCCCTATAAATTGCCCGTGGAAGAGATGGAGAAAACATTTCATAGGGTTGAGTTCTAAATCAAGgtcagtttaaaacaaaacaaaagatacaCACAACCAAACCAGGTGCCTTTCTAACTATCCTCCTCCGAATACCGCGCGTCCCTTCAAAAGTACCGTAACTACAAACCCTTC is from Podarcis raffonei isolate rPodRaf1 chromosome 12, rPodRaf1.pri, whole genome shotgun sequence and encodes:
- the COMMD3 gene encoding COMM domain-containing protein 3 encodes the protein MELSESVQGGLQLLAERGCFSPRAYEALLQAAFGALLGGQAGQAALDHPDLEHIDPAVLKYCHAAAATCIVEAGKQKADKSAISTYLEDCKFDKERIEQFCTEYQKNKDTLEILLGSIGRCPLHITDVCWRLEYQIKTNQLHKNYRPAYLMTLNVENSDSRSQPDINFSCSMEQLQDLVGKLKDAAKSLERTTQL